The genomic stretch CCCATCGCGAGGGCGCCTTCGGCCCCACGCTGGCGGTCCGCTGGGGCGCCCCCCTGGGCTGGTCCGGGCGCGCGAGCGTCCTGTTCGGGGAAAAGCACATGATGGACGACCTGCCCGTCGCCCGCGGCACCCTGCTGGGCTTCGAGGCCGGCCAGGGCGGCGCCCGGCTGAGCGTGGGCCGAACGTTCTGGTACCACCTGATGGGCTGGTTCCCCTTCGGCACGCTCCTGGGCACGTCGGCCAAGCTGAACCTGGTGCGCACCTGGGGCGATCCCCGCGAGGTCGCCCCGGACACCACCTACCTCGGCGGCGGGATCGAGCAGGGTCTCTACTTCCTGGATTTCGAGCTGGGCTATCTGGTGAAGGTCGGCGGTGAGGCGGAGTCGCCCGACGGGATCGTGAGCTGGTCCCTCGGCGCGGGGTTCTGATACTGTTTGATGGATGAGGCCGCGTGCCCCGCCACGTGGTGGGTTTATCCGACGATCACAACCCCAGCTCGTCGGCCACCGGCCCCAACGCCCCCAGCACATGCTCGATGACCTCCGCCTGCTCCAGCCCCAGATCCGCCGCCCCCTCGGCGATCTCCTCACGGTTCACCTTGGCGGCGAAGTCCTTCTTTTTGAGCTTCTTCTTCACCGATTTGACCTTCACCTGCGCGATCCGCTTGTCGGGCTGGACCATGGCGCAGGCCATGCAGAACCCGCACAGCTCGTCCACGGCGAAGAGCCAGCGGGCGCAGTCGGTCTCGCGCGGCACGCCGGTGTAGGTCGCGTGCGAGAGGATGGTGCGGATGAAATCCTCGGGATAGCCCTTCCCGCGCAGGATCTCCGCGCCCTTCAGAGGATGGTCGGGCGCCTCGGGATACGTCTCGTAGTCGAAGTCGTGCAGCAGCCCGACCGCGCCCCAGTACGCGGCGTCGTTGCCGGTGCGCCCGGCGGCGGCGCGCATGGCCGCCTCCACGGCGTAGGCGTGGCGGCGCAGGGCCTCCCCCTGCGTGTGCTCGTGGAGGAGGGCGATGACGTTCTCTCGTGCGTACAGTTCATCCATCAGAT from bacterium encodes the following:
- a CDS encoding HDIG domain-containing protein, with product MDELYARENVIALLHEHTQGEALRRHAYAVEAAMRAAAGRTGNDAAYWGAVGLLHDFDYETYPEAPDHPLKGAEILRGKGYPEDFIRTILSHATYTGVPRETDCARWLFAVDELCGFCMACAMVQPDKRIAQVKVKSVKKKLKKKDFAAKVNREEIAEGAADLGLEQAEVIEHVLGALGPVADELGL